From a single Micrococcales bacterium genomic region:
- a CDS encoding FtsW/RodA/SpoVE family cell cycle protein, whose protein sequence is MKRSPRRAELGLLILAWVIGSVCYATVDLATLDTLPANYLALLIGSAAVLLAAHVVVRRLAPHADPVLLPVAAMINLIGLVMIHRLDIAEQLRAQANETRAPNPDALAQATWVLVALALFTLVLFLVTDHRKLQRYTYTSLVAGVVLLLLPLVPLLGTSINGARLWIRLGPLSFQPSELAKIALTIFFAGYLVRKREALATVRRKVLGLGIPRARDFGPLLVAWLVALGVLAFERDLGTALMFFGVFVILLYVSTQRRSWLIIGAAMFALAALLGYLAFGHVQLRVKIWLDPWAYANDEGYQLVQALFGLASGGLFGTGLGEGYPQFIPFAKTDFISAALGEELGLAGMMALIMLFAILVERGLRTGLACRDPFGTLLAVGLSSVFALQVVVTIGGVTRLIPLTGLTTPFLSYGGSALVCNWMMVALLLRISDRNRRPAMIAQSADEAMTQMIRVGIDR, encoded by the coding sequence ATGAAGCGTTCCCCGCGCCGGGCCGAACTCGGCCTCCTGATCCTCGCCTGGGTGATCGGCAGTGTGTGTTACGCGACCGTCGATCTGGCCACGCTCGACACCCTCCCGGCCAACTACCTCGCTCTGCTGATCGGCAGTGCCGCCGTACTGCTCGCCGCCCATGTCGTGGTGCGCCGGCTGGCACCGCACGCCGACCCCGTCCTGCTGCCGGTGGCAGCCATGATCAACCTCATCGGGCTGGTGATGATCCACCGTCTGGACATCGCCGAACAACTGCGGGCGCAGGCCAACGAGACGCGGGCGCCCAACCCCGACGCCCTGGCACAGGCGACGTGGGTGCTGGTGGCGCTGGCCCTGTTCACCCTCGTGCTGTTCCTGGTCACCGACCACCGCAAGCTCCAGCGCTACACGTACACGTCACTGGTGGCCGGTGTCGTGCTGCTCCTGCTGCCGCTGGTGCCACTGCTGGGGACCAGCATCAATGGCGCCCGGCTGTGGATCCGCCTCGGACCGTTGTCGTTCCAGCCCTCGGAACTGGCCAAGATCGCGCTGACGATCTTCTTCGCGGGATACCTGGTCCGCAAGCGCGAGGCCCTCGCCACGGTCCGCCGCAAGGTGCTAGGCCTGGGAATCCCGCGGGCGCGCGACTTCGGCCCGCTGCTGGTGGCGTGGCTGGTGGCCTTGGGCGTGCTGGCCTTCGAACGCGACCTGGGCACCGCGCTGATGTTCTTCGGCGTCTTCGTGATCCTGCTCTACGTCTCCACGCAGCGCCGCAGCTGGCTGATCATCGGCGCGGCCATGTTCGCCCTCGCGGCCCTGCTGGGCTACCTCGCCTTCGGGCACGTACAACTGCGCGTGAAGATCTGGCTCGACCCCTGGGCCTACGCAAATGACGAGGGTTACCAGCTGGTGCAAGCGCTGTTCGGCCTGGCCAGCGGCGGCTTGTTCGGCACCGGCCTCGGCGAGGGCTACCCGCAGTTCATCCCCTTCGCGAAGACCGACTTCATCTCCGCGGCGCTCGGGGAGGAACTCGGCCTGGCCGGGATGATGGCCCTGATCATGCTGTTCGCCATCCTCGTGGAGCGCGGGCTGCGGACCGGGCTGGCGTGCCGGGACCCCTTCGGCACGTTGCTGGCAGTCGGTCTGTCCAGCGTCTTCGCCCTGCAGGTGGTCGTCACCATCGGCGGTGTCACCCGGCTCATCCCGCTCACCGGCCTGACCACCCCGTTCCTGTCCTACGGCGGGTCGGCACTGGTGTGCAACTGGATGATGGTCGCGCTCCTGCTGCGGATCAGTGACCGCAACCGTCGCCCGGCGATGATCGCGCAGAGCGCCGATGAGGCGATGACGCAGATGATCCGGGTGGGGATAGACCGATGA
- a CDS encoding serine/threonine-protein phosphatase: MLRAGELLRLTKDHTYVQTLVDAGQISAEEAATHRRRNLLIRAIDGVNTVEPDLSIREVHAGDRIMLCTDGLSGVLPDDRIRELLSRSDPPGAVTALVDAAIERGAPDNVTCVVADVAQVDDPPLGGRPVVVGAAAEPRTRSQLPGVDFPQDSQPTDTPEPEPEWEPIDVPPRRRRARWLAAMAAAAVALVLIGGTWIWIARQYYVGSSDGYVTVYRGIPQSLGSMPLSSVVETSTIPSVQLPVYAQELVNATIAADSRVDAERIVAILDEQAATCRTKPKTEGCPGATPSPTPTVSP, from the coding sequence ATGCTGCGCGCCGGTGAGTTGCTGCGGCTGACCAAGGACCACACCTACGTGCAGACCCTCGTCGACGCCGGTCAGATCAGCGCGGAGGAGGCCGCCACCCACCGCCGGCGCAACCTGCTGATCCGCGCGATCGACGGGGTCAACACCGTGGAACCGGACCTGAGCATCCGCGAGGTACACGCCGGCGACCGGATCATGTTGTGCACGGACGGCCTGTCCGGGGTGCTGCCTGACGACCGGATCCGCGAACTGCTCAGTCGCAGCGACCCGCCGGGGGCGGTGACGGCGCTGGTCGACGCGGCCATCGAGCGCGGCGCCCCGGACAACGTGACGTGCGTCGTCGCCGACGTCGCGCAGGTGGACGACCCGCCCCTCGGCGGCCGGCCGGTCGTCGTGGGAGCCGCCGCCGAGCCGCGCACCCGATCGCAGTTGCCCGGGGTGGACTTCCCGCAGGACAGCCAGCCGACCGACACCCCGGAGCCGGAGCCGGAGTGGGAGCCCATTGACGTGCCGCCCCGGCGCCGGCGCGCCCGCTGGCTCGCCGCAATGGCCGCCGCCGCCGTAGCCCTCGTACTCATCGGCGGCACCTGGATCTGGATCGCGCGGCAGTACTACGTGGGCAGCAGCGATGGATACGTGACGGTGTACCGAGGCATCCCGCAGAGCCTCGGCTCGATGCCCCTGTCGAGCGTCGTGGAGACCTCCACGATTCCCAGCGTGCAACTGCCGGTCTACGCCCAGGAACTGGTCAACGCCACCATCGCCGCGGACAGCCGGGTCGACGCCGAGCGCATCGTCGCCATCCTGGACGAACAGGCCGCCACGTGCCGCACCAAACCGAAGACCGAGGGCTGCCCCGGCGCGACCCCGAGCCCCACGCCGACGGTGAGCCCATGA
- a CDS encoding FHA domain-containing protein: MSELVLTLLRWGILIALWLFVMFALGALRRDLEAPPEGAAALPPRPQAQPRPKRAPRAARRRASNLVVTSGHLSGTVIPLGSTPITIGRAPDSTLVVDDEYASARHARLFPHEGQWVAEDLGSTNGTWVGKTRLTAPTVLQVGQSLRVGQTVLELRK, translated from the coding sequence ATGAGCGAACTGGTCCTGACCCTGCTGCGATGGGGGATCCTCATCGCGCTGTGGCTGTTCGTCATGTTCGCGCTCGGGGCCCTGCGCCGCGACCTCGAAGCCCCGCCCGAGGGTGCCGCCGCCCTGCCCCCGCGCCCACAGGCCCAACCCCGGCCCAAGCGCGCCCCGCGGGCGGCGCGACGGCGGGCCAGCAACCTCGTGGTGACCAGCGGTCATCTGTCCGGCACGGTGATCCCCCTGGGCTCGACCCCGATCACGATCGGTCGGGCACCGGACTCCACACTGGTCGTCGACGACGAGTACGCCTCGGCCCGCCACGCACGGCTGTTCCCGCACGAAGGCCAGTGGGTCGCTGAGGATCTAGGGTCGACGAACGGCACCTGGGTGGGCAAGACCCGGTTGACCGCCCCCACCGTATTGCAGGTCGGGCAGTCCCTGCGGGTGGGGCAGACCGTTCTCGAGCTGCGGAAGTAG
- a CDS encoding FHA domain-containing protein yields MGLLDRFEQRVDRAVNGAFAKAFKSELQPVEIAAALQNEMDARAAVVSRARTVVPNVYTVLVSQEDYDRLSVYDEALVGEFAIMIRDYAQQQQYSFLGSVSVAMQPADDRPQGTVEIVSEARVDHDVAPAAGPPAGAAPRLEGKRGTFQLTRAITRIGRGADADIRIDDPGVSRHHAEIRIGNDVILRDLDSTNGTYINGMLVAEQPLRDGAVITIGSTNLTFRSAV; encoded by the coding sequence GTGGGATTGTTGGATCGTTTCGAGCAGCGCGTCGACCGGGCGGTCAACGGCGCCTTCGCGAAGGCGTTCAAGTCCGAGTTGCAGCCCGTGGAGATCGCAGCCGCCCTGCAGAACGAGATGGACGCCCGGGCGGCCGTGGTGTCGCGTGCCCGCACGGTGGTCCCCAACGTGTACACCGTCCTGGTCAGCCAGGAGGACTACGACCGGCTCAGCGTCTACGACGAGGCGCTGGTCGGGGAGTTCGCCATCATGATCCGGGACTACGCCCAGCAGCAGCAGTACTCCTTCCTCGGCAGCGTCAGTGTGGCGATGCAGCCGGCCGACGACCGGCCGCAGGGCACGGTCGAGATCGTCAGCGAGGCCCGGGTCGACCACGACGTGGCACCGGCCGCCGGGCCGCCGGCCGGTGCGGCCCCACGCCTGGAGGGCAAACGTGGGACCTTCCAGCTCACCCGTGCCATCACCCGCATCGGCCGGGGCGCCGACGCCGACATCCGCATCGACGATCCCGGGGTCTCCCGCCACCACGCCGAGATCCGCATCGGCAACGATGTCATCCTTCGGGATCTCGACTCGACCAACGGCACCTACATCAACGGCATGCTCGTGGCCGAACAACCTCTGCGTGACGGTGCGGTCATCACGATCGGCTCGACGAACCTGACCTTCCGGAGCGCGGTATGA
- a CDS encoding GMC family oxidoreductase: MKHVEALVVGSGAGGASTAATLAAAGVETLVLEEGPEVAPGALPQFSQAQMRHQYRNRGQLMALGLPPITYAEGRCVGGSTEINSGLYHRPSAALLAGWTRGWGIEGLTSEVVDPISAAIERNLCVSTFPGPLPPASAFLAAGAEALGWYSVEVPRWFRHDTGQRQSMSLTYLRYARQHGARVRSGARVQRIEVRDGRATAAVVEGADGGQVRIGFDTVFVCGGAVQSAALLLRSGVAANVGRTLSMHPTVKAVAFSEKIGNDPHDVPVTQVREFAPDMTIGGSATDGPLLALSLLPTAVGVREIPTYGAGAGIYYAAIRSSGRGRVRVLPRLRDPLVTFRVPTDDIARLQSAMGRLLMVLLAAGSDQVVASVHGGEPITRADQIPVEVARMSRRAADLMTVHVCSSVPMGEDREICAVDSFGASHEVAGLVVNDASIVNGAPGINPQGTVMALAIRNAEHFLTQRGVRPAPREFS; the protein is encoded by the coding sequence GTGAAGCACGTCGAGGCCCTGGTCGTGGGATCGGGGGCCGGGGGTGCGTCGACGGCCGCCACCCTGGCCGCGGCAGGCGTCGAGACGCTGGTGCTGGAGGAGGGCCCGGAGGTCGCGCCGGGTGCGCTGCCGCAGTTCAGCCAGGCGCAGATGCGCCACCAGTACCGCAACCGCGGGCAGTTGATGGCGCTGGGACTACCGCCGATCACGTACGCCGAAGGCCGGTGTGTCGGCGGGTCCACGGAGATCAACTCAGGGTTGTACCACCGGCCCAGTGCCGCCCTGCTGGCCGGCTGGACGCGCGGCTGGGGCATCGAGGGTCTCACCAGCGAGGTGGTGGATCCGATCAGCGCGGCCATCGAACGAAACCTGTGCGTGAGCACGTTCCCGGGACCGCTGCCCCCGGCCTCGGCCTTCCTGGCCGCCGGGGCGGAAGCACTCGGCTGGTACAGCGTCGAGGTGCCACGGTGGTTCCGCCACGACACTGGCCAGCGGCAGTCGATGTCGTTGACCTACCTGCGGTATGCACGCCAGCACGGGGCGCGGGTGCGCAGCGGGGCCAGGGTGCAGCGGATCGAAGTGCGTGACGGCCGGGCGACCGCCGCCGTGGTGGAGGGTGCCGACGGTGGGCAGGTACGCATCGGCTTCGACACCGTGTTCGTCTGCGGCGGGGCGGTGCAGTCCGCGGCGCTACTGCTGCGCAGTGGGGTCGCGGCCAATGTCGGCCGCACCCTGTCCATGCATCCGACGGTGAAGGCGGTCGCCTTCAGCGAGAAGATCGGCAACGACCCCCACGATGTGCCGGTGACCCAGGTGCGGGAGTTCGCACCGGACATGACCATCGGCGGCTCGGCCACGGATGGACCACTGTTGGCGCTGTCGCTGCTGCCGACCGCGGTCGGGGTGCGCGAGATCCCCACGTACGGCGCGGGTGCCGGCATCTACTACGCCGCCATCCGCAGCAGTGGCCGCGGCCGGGTGCGGGTGCTGCCCCGGCTGCGCGACCCGCTGGTCACCTTCCGCGTGCCCACCGATGACATCGCCAGGCTGCAGTCGGCGATGGGTCGGCTGCTGATGGTGCTGCTCGCGGCCGGCAGCGACCAGGTGGTCGCCAGCGTGCACGGTGGCGAGCCGATCACCCGCGCGGACCAGATCCCGGTGGAGGTCGCCCGCATGAGCCGGCGGGCCGCTGACCTGATGACCGTTCACGTGTGCTCCTCGGTGCCGATGGGAGAGGACCGGGAGATCTGCGCGGTCGACAGTTTCGGGGCCAGTCACGAGGTCGCCGGCCTGGTGGTCAACGACGCATCCATCGTCAACGGGGCACCCGGGATCAACCCGCAGGGCACGGTCATGGCCCTGGCCATCCGCAACGCCGAGCACTTCCTCACCCAACGGGGTGTGCGGCCGGCTCCCAGGGAGTTCTCATGA
- a CDS encoding NAD(P)-dependent oxidoreductase, producing MTLVVTGAAGWFGRAFLEVLGKKQVRDVRVLVHSPREIPEVAEALPAARVYVGDVMQRRDMADLFDGADGCEVVHAAGVIHPLRVADFERVNTVGTRTVVAAALNAGVRRFVHISSNSAIGTNPGPDEAFRDNEPYHPYLGYGRSKMLAEVEVAEALGAAGVPAVILRPPWFYGRFQPARQARFLKTVRSGRFPLIGGGGNRRSMVDVDRLAGAAWQALRVGTAGIRPYWIADARPYAMTEVLDAVREAARLEGLPVKPGVVRLPAFAGPVAYRVDALLQRYGRYQQEVHVAGELDKTIACRVDGAVRDLGYEPATDLVDGMRRSIRWGLANGQDL from the coding sequence ATGACGCTGGTCGTCACCGGGGCAGCTGGGTGGTTCGGTCGCGCCTTCCTGGAGGTGCTGGGGAAGAAGCAGGTGCGGGACGTGCGGGTCCTGGTGCATTCGCCCCGCGAGATCCCGGAGGTGGCCGAGGCCCTGCCGGCGGCGCGGGTCTACGTGGGCGATGTGATGCAGCGGCGGGACATGGCCGACCTGTTCGACGGCGCGGACGGCTGCGAGGTCGTGCACGCCGCCGGGGTCATCCATCCGCTGCGCGTGGCGGATTTTGAGCGGGTGAACACCGTGGGCACCCGCACCGTCGTGGCCGCCGCCCTGAACGCCGGCGTGCGCCGATTCGTGCATATCTCCAGCAACTCCGCCATCGGCACCAACCCCGGTCCGGACGAGGCCTTCCGGGACAACGAGCCATACCACCCCTACCTGGGTTACGGCCGCTCCAAGATGCTCGCCGAAGTCGAGGTCGCCGAGGCGCTGGGGGCGGCCGGAGTCCCCGCCGTGATTCTGCGGCCGCCCTGGTTCTACGGCCGCTTCCAGCCCGCGCGGCAGGCGAGGTTCCTGAAGACCGTGCGGTCAGGGCGCTTCCCGCTCATCGGGGGCGGGGGCAACCGCCGCTCCATGGTGGATGTCGACCGTTTGGCGGGCGCCGCCTGGCAGGCGCTGCGGGTGGGCACCGCCGGCATCCGGCCCTACTGGATCGCCGACGCCCGTCCCTACGCCATGACCGAGGTCCTCGATGCGGTGCGCGAGGCCGCCCGTCTCGAGGGATTGCCGGTCAAGCCGGGGGTGGTGCGGTTGCCGGCATTCGCCGGTCCCGTGGCCTACCGGGTGGACGCGCTGCTGCAGCGCTACGGCCGCTACCAGCAGGAGGTCCACGTGGCCGGTGAGCTGGACAAGACCATCGCGTGCCGGGTCGATGGTGCCGTCCGGGACCTCGGCTACGAACCCGCCACCGACCTGGTGGACGGTATGCGTCGCAGTATCCGCTGGGGGCTGGCCAACGGGCAGGACCTCTGA
- a CDS encoding NAD-dependent epimerase/dehydratase family protein, which yields MMRAVVTGGSGYFGNVVCQMLVEGGHDVVNLDVSAVDLPGVEMAVCDIRDRHGVREVFTGADVVFHNVAQVPLARDRELFDSVNREGTAAMLWAAERAGVTKVVCTSSSAVFGIPQSNPVTEHTAPHPLEAYGRAKLDGELLCAAAVTRGLDVTVVRPRTIVGHGRLGIFAILFDWVADGVDVFVFDGGDNRYQFVHAADLARACLLAGQRAGPATYNIGAQHFGTMRETLQALCDHAGTGARVRSLPSRVAAPAMKLVSKSGLAPFADYHWLMYARELWFDTTAAERDLGWQAQYSNADMICEAYDWFVANRATGLAGPSHHRSAVKQGVLVVGKWGLRRLPG from the coding sequence CTGATGCGCGCGGTCGTCACCGGGGGTTCGGGCTACTTCGGCAATGTGGTGTGCCAGATGCTGGTCGAGGGCGGGCATGACGTCGTCAACCTCGACGTCAGCGCCGTGGACCTGCCGGGCGTCGAGATGGCGGTGTGCGACATCCGCGACCGGCACGGGGTGCGCGAGGTCTTCACCGGGGCCGACGTCGTGTTCCACAACGTGGCGCAGGTCCCGCTGGCCCGGGACCGTGAGTTGTTCGACTCGGTCAACCGGGAGGGCACGGCGGCCATGCTCTGGGCTGCGGAGCGCGCCGGTGTGACCAAGGTGGTGTGTACGTCGTCGTCGGCGGTGTTCGGGATTCCGCAGTCCAACCCCGTGACCGAGCACACCGCGCCGCACCCGCTCGAGGCGTACGGCCGGGCCAAACTCGACGGCGAGCTGCTGTGCGCGGCGGCGGTCACGCGCGGTCTGGATGTGACGGTCGTCCGGCCACGCACCATCGTCGGGCACGGCCGGCTCGGTATCTTCGCGATCCTGTTCGACTGGGTGGCCGACGGGGTCGATGTGTTCGTCTTCGATGGTGGGGACAACCGCTACCAGTTCGTGCACGCAGCGGACCTGGCGCGGGCGTGCCTGCTGGCCGGGCAGCGGGCCGGGCCGGCGACCTACAACATCGGGGCTCAGCATTTCGGCACGATGCGCGAGACCCTGCAGGCGCTGTGCGACCACGCCGGCACCGGCGCGCGAGTACGGTCACTGCCCAGCCGGGTGGCGGCGCCGGCGATGAAACTGGTCTCGAAGTCCGGACTGGCACCGTTCGCCGACTACCACTGGCTCATGTACGCCCGCGAATTGTGGTTCGACACCACGGCCGCCGAGCGGGACCTGGGCTGGCAGGCCCAGTACTCGAACGCGGACATGATCTGCGAGGCGTACGACTGGTTCGTGGCCAACCGTGCCACGGGTCTGGCCGGTCCCAGCCACCACCGCTCAGCGGTGAAGCAGGGGGTGCTCGTTGTGGGGAAGTGGGGACTGCGGCGGTTGCCGGGGTGA
- a CDS encoding GtrA family protein, translated as MATQTRAVTHRKEVGGFLVVGVAAVVLDFALFNGLLWAGWAVWAANAVALFVSMTFAFVGNYKWTFAHREIKSLAHAYSAFAGINVLAVVFIEALVVAAEVLWEPGALWLNVVKAVATAIATVGRFFAYKKWVFF; from the coding sequence ATGGCGACACAGACCCGGGCAGTCACCCACCGCAAGGAGGTCGGCGGTTTCCTCGTCGTGGGCGTGGCGGCGGTGGTGCTCGACTTCGCCCTCTTCAACGGCCTGCTGTGGGCCGGCTGGGCGGTGTGGGCCGCCAACGCCGTGGCCCTGTTCGTGTCCATGACTTTCGCCTTCGTCGGCAACTACAAGTGGACGTTCGCGCACCGGGAGATCAAGTCCCTGGCACACGCGTACTCGGCGTTCGCGGGGATCAACGTACTGGCAGTCGTGTTCATCGAGGCCTTGGTCGTCGCCGCGGAGGTCCTGTGGGAACCGGGCGCCCTGTGGCTCAACGTCGTCAAGGCCGTAGCCACGGCGATCGCGACGGTCGGACGCTTCTTCGCCTACAAGAAGTGGGTGTTCTTCTAG
- a CDS encoding glycosyltransferase, producing MKALIVMATHNPRPDLLRRQISSITAQTERDWVCLVLDDASTDRSHVTSALTDPRFRLLPAQTHLGAYLAFEYLLRSCSDDVPVFLCDQDDCWHPDKVARMLADPSPAVFSAMRVVDERGSVVRDRFLAHPPTGDQLTPAGLLLMNSVSGAAMAISPEVRAAGLPFPAPGLRGWHDQWLAAVAARIGPIHYLDDPLVDYTQHAGQVTGDGLRRLSTAGARQYLRRMKAVGPIRELRARSGWVQHAARRLLELPGPADHDLQTLAEGRWGPLVTREVRAGRLPLQRAVLLAGGRFAGTVG from the coding sequence GTGAAGGCGCTCATCGTCATGGCCACCCACAATCCGCGGCCTGACCTGCTGCGCCGGCAGATATCGTCGATCACGGCCCAGACCGAGCGGGACTGGGTCTGCCTGGTCCTCGATGACGCCTCCACCGACCGCAGCCACGTGACGTCCGCGCTCACCGATCCGCGCTTCCGGCTCCTACCGGCGCAGACACATCTCGGCGCCTACCTCGCCTTCGAGTACCTGCTGCGATCCTGCAGCGATGACGTCCCCGTGTTCCTCTGCGACCAGGACGACTGCTGGCACCCGGACAAGGTGGCGCGGATGCTCGCCGACCCGTCCCCAGCGGTCTTCAGCGCCATGCGGGTCGTCGACGAGCGGGGGTCAGTGGTCCGTGACCGGTTTCTGGCACACCCCCCCACCGGCGACCAACTCACACCTGCCGGCCTGTTGTTGATGAACTCGGTCTCCGGGGCGGCGATGGCGATCTCGCCGGAGGTGCGGGCCGCCGGTCTGCCGTTCCCAGCACCCGGACTGCGGGGATGGCACGACCAGTGGCTGGCTGCGGTGGCGGCCCGGATCGGCCCGATCCACTACCTCGACGATCCGCTGGTCGACTACACGCAGCACGCAGGACAGGTCACCGGGGACGGCCTGCGGCGCTTGTCCACCGCCGGTGCCCGGCAATACCTCCGACGGATGAAGGCAGTCGGCCCGATCCGGGAGTTGCGGGCACGAAGTGGCTGGGTACAGCACGCTGCACGGCGCCTGCTCGAACTTCCCGGGCCGGCGGACCACGATCTGCAGACCCTGGCCGAGGGACGGTGGGGTCCCCTGGTCACGCGCGAAGTCCGGGCCGGTCGCCTGCCCCTGCAACGGGCCGTCCTCCTGGCCGGGGGTCGCTTCGCGGGAACCGTCGGCTAG
- a CDS encoding glycosyltransferase family 4 protein translates to MFVSVDEGCSKRLDGGLLELIRARSGVQPAAHLHVGDNPHSDVAVQVAAGGMAVQVHRPAGFPGPGEFGRADIALCSARLREQLAGIAVRDAEFAAHERAGIMTAPLAVVHVARAIEQAYALGLDRVHYVSREGLFSSAVHESIEPLLRPPGVRPVMAVHLALSRRATFGASLTAPFRMSLQRMWSMYARQSVRAMLVSIGLDPEQFADDVAAAGLTLDEVVVDARRDPRIERLLADPAVEARIEAHVRTARSLLRRYVLSRTTLEQPFLMADIGWRGTIQDNLVRALGIRESIGVYLGLFPFLNAQPPGARKIAAAFDANQGEAFSFADPPGVLERPWTPDVPSTVGFEEADGQVVPQHDKEPGHVSPGIAAYQRGALAAAPVVANWMAGFGFTADALHEQAGHWARDVWEGPPEGLADIWFASDHDDSFGALNVTSFGKNAPRAAVAAGVAVRPRQARCAGIRLGVRLPRVASGQFPDRAGRPVTMDRPFNPWLYEFYSRFSPDIASTQGLRIVFLIGSADISGGTYVIFEHALRAQAAGAQVVVVPMFDMGGVARDWHPALDRLEFSDMAGIADRDFDVAVATWWPTVFELPNVRFRHAVYFVQSAESRFYAIGPDRDSSALAELTYTVGLPVITIATWLQVHLAYQHDSFSFLCRNGIDKDRYCPAGDTLAPPTTEGLRVLVEGSDAAMKGVPEAVAAARGGGADEVWLLTPSAMVDHPGVDRVIARIPAAQTPAVYRSCDVLIKLSQVEGMYGPPLEMFHCGGTVISNDVTGHDEYVRDGFNGMVVPTGDTAAAAAAVARLRGDRALLATLRTNALQTAEGWRDWDAAGEEFLRIVTAIAKQRPPDRVSLLSRIAGLQSLYRRMLDGR, encoded by the coding sequence GTGTTCGTGTCGGTGGACGAAGGGTGCTCGAAACGCCTGGACGGCGGCCTGCTGGAACTCATCCGGGCCAGATCTGGTGTCCAGCCCGCGGCCCACCTGCACGTGGGGGACAACCCACACTCCGACGTCGCTGTCCAGGTCGCCGCGGGCGGTATGGCCGTCCAGGTGCACCGGCCCGCCGGCTTCCCCGGACCCGGCGAGTTCGGCCGCGCCGACATCGCACTTTGCAGCGCCAGGCTGCGCGAGCAGTTGGCGGGCATCGCGGTTCGGGACGCTGAGTTCGCCGCGCACGAGCGAGCCGGGATCATGACCGCGCCGCTGGCCGTGGTCCACGTCGCCCGCGCGATCGAGCAGGCCTACGCACTGGGTCTGGATCGTGTCCACTACGTCAGCCGGGAGGGGCTGTTCAGCAGCGCGGTGCACGAGTCGATCGAGCCGCTCCTGCGTCCACCGGGTGTGCGTCCCGTGATGGCCGTGCACCTGGCCCTGAGCCGGCGTGCGACGTTCGGGGCGTCGCTCACCGCCCCCTTCCGGATGTCGCTGCAGCGCATGTGGTCGATGTATGCCAGGCAGTCCGTGCGCGCGATGCTGGTCAGCATCGGATTGGATCCCGAGCAGTTCGCCGACGACGTCGCCGCGGCGGGTCTGACGCTGGACGAGGTGGTCGTCGATGCGCGCCGGGACCCGCGGATCGAGCGACTGCTCGCCGACCCGGCGGTGGAGGCCCGGATCGAGGCTCACGTGCGTACGGCGCGGTCCCTGCTGCGTCGCTACGTCCTGTCCCGCACGACCTTGGAGCAGCCGTTCCTCATGGCTGACATCGGGTGGCGCGGCACGATCCAGGACAATCTAGTGCGTGCATTGGGGATCCGGGAGTCGATTGGCGTCTACCTGGGTCTGTTCCCGTTCCTCAACGCCCAGCCCCCAGGTGCTCGCAAGATCGCAGCCGCCTTCGACGCCAACCAGGGCGAGGCCTTCTCGTTCGCCGACCCGCCCGGAGTCCTGGAGCGGCCGTGGACACCTGATGTGCCCTCGACGGTGGGCTTCGAGGAGGCCGACGGGCAGGTGGTCCCGCAACATGACAAGGAGCCAGGTCATGTCAGCCCCGGGATCGCCGCTTACCAGCGCGGGGCCCTCGCGGCGGCCCCCGTTGTGGCGAATTGGATGGCCGGCTTCGGATTCACCGCTGACGCCCTGCACGAGCAGGCCGGGCACTGGGCCCGCGATGTCTGGGAGGGACCCCCGGAGGGCCTGGCGGACATCTGGTTCGCCAGCGACCACGACGACTCCTTCGGTGCGTTGAACGTCACGAGTTTCGGCAAGAACGCCCCCCGGGCCGCAGTGGCTGCAGGGGTCGCTGTACGACCACGTCAGGCGCGGTGCGCAGGAATCCGGCTGGGCGTCCGGCTACCTCGCGTGGCGTCCGGTCAGTTCCCTGATCGAGCTGGCCGGCCGGTGACGATGGACCGGCCGTTCAACCCCTGGCTGTACGAGTTCTACTCCCGCTTCAGTCCCGACATCGCCTCAACGCAGGGACTGCGGATCGTGTTCCTCATCGGATCGGCGGATATCAGCGGGGGGACCTACGTCATCTTCGAGCACGCGCTGCGCGCCCAGGCCGCGGGGGCGCAGGTCGTCGTGGTCCCGATGTTCGACATGGGCGGGGTCGCCCGCGACTGGCATCCGGCGCTGGACCGGTTGGAGTTCAGCGACATGGCCGGCATCGCGGACCGGGACTTCGACGTTGCGGTGGCTACATGGTGGCCGACGGTCTTCGAACTGCCCAACGTCCGCTTCCGGCACGCCGTGTACTTCGTGCAGAGCGCGGAGAGCCGTTTCTACGCGATCGGGCCGGACCGGGACTCATCGGCGCTGGCTGAACTGACGTACACGGTGGGCCTGCCGGTCATCACCATCGCCACCTGGCTGCAGGTGCACCTGGCCTACCAGCACGACTCGTTCTCGTTCTTGTGCCGCAACGGCATCGACAAAGACCGCTACTGTCCCGCGGGTGACACGCTGGCCCCACCCACCACCGAGGGGCTCAGGGTGCTGGTCGAGGGATCCGACGCGGCGATGAAGGGCGTGCCGGAGGCGGTGGCGGCGGCACGCGGCGGAGGGGCCGACGAGGTGTGGCTCCTGACGCCCTCGGCCATGGTGGATCATCCGGGTGTCGACCGGGTGATCGCGCGCATCCCTGCGGCGCAGACCCCGGCGGTCTACCGATCCTGCGACGTGCTCATCAAGCTGAGCCAGGTCGAGGGGATGTACGGTCCGCCCCTGGAGATGTTCCACTGCGGGGGAACGGTGATCAGTAACGACGTCACCGGGCACGACGAGTACGTGCGGGATGGCTTCAACGGCATGGTGGTGCCCACGGGGGACACCGCCGCGGCTGCGGCCGCAGTCGCCCGGCTGCGGGGCGACCGGGCGCTGCTGGCAACGTTGCGGACCAATGCGCTGCAGACGGCGGAAGGGTGGCGGGACTGGGACGCTGCCGGGGAGGAGTTCCTGCGGATCGTCACGGCGATCGCCAAGCAACGACCACCGGACCGGGTGTCCTTGCTCAGTCGCATCGCCG